gctggatgccatcgcacaagtaatggctctaaaggctcaattcaacttgggcagagaatgctacggcGCAATGATGACactatttggacgctttctacccaaaggccatgtaatgcctgcaaacctgtaccagtcggacaaaatcctccgtgtacttaagatgccctatgagaagatacatgcctatgagaaaggatgtgccttatttaggcttgagTATGCGGACTTGAAGTATTGTCCCGTTTGCCAGTCTTCCAGGTATgatgtggtagacaacggtatgggtgagaagagtCAGACAAAAATTCCagttaatgttcttcggtatatgccaatcataCCAAGACTACTTCGCCTCGATTGGTATTAGGATGTCCAAGTCGAAGTGCCGCACAAAGTATgtgagtaaggagaagtacatgaaggtaattacctattcttaaggccttgtatttagttttcttgatttgattcgtaggcgtAGCGCTCAAATTTCTCTTACttaacttaggtgcccccgagatggtgtgcggataggctggattgttgggaggcgttggtggatgagtggtgctctccccaatggctaTCCACCCACAACAATGCCAAGGATCGGCGTGGCAAAATGAgcggtgtgccacaccatcaaggcagcgtCAACCTATATCAGTACGGggataactgggtatgtggtttgcttcatgattcatgcaaattcagtcttcatgctagcttgagcccttaactaatacTTTGTTCCTCTCCTTTAGGCGCGGCACAACAAGGCGGATGTTCCAGAGTTGTtcgacctctatgccatggcccatagTGCCCCGTAtaagaaggccaaggcattctCTGAGTCTGATCTCGATGATCCAAAGAACTTCACCAACCACGCCtaccacaacaagctcgtgaggtacagagacgaggggaaggcgaggaaagggccGAACTTTAACCCAAGCCAGCctattgatccagagctggtgatgatatctggtggcgggaggaaCCATGGCTTGTTAGCCATTGGggatggactgatacgttgtACTAGCACTCTCCCGCAGATCAAGAGGCGCCAGACGAGCTCCgatcctgagataaggcctcgtccACGGCCAATGGATCTCAAAATCAACGTTAGTTATAAAGAATCAGATacctttcctccattacattATGTGTGCGGCCgtcgatgattacaatgctaaAGAGAAGTGGTGTTGTAGGCTGCTATTGAGGAAGAGAGAGCAAAGACCCAGGAGCTTCTGGCGGAGGTAAGGAGgcaggcggcggagagggagagggagattgaggagaggacggctaggcttttggaggaggagaggaaccggaacgacTTGGCTAACCGGGCCATATACGAGCTCTTCgcggtaagtttcttctgcataTTAGCTAAATCATGCACGCAATGTTCCTTTCATTAgtaactaatatgactgactcgtcaaaaccaaatgtgcagtccaTGTGCGAGAAGAATGGTCAGACCCCTACGCTGATGCCAGTCATTGCTCCGGCGGACACGGTGAGTTtcatttgaatggacattacttatTAGTCTTCACATTTGAgttgcatcatgctaacgagacattgcaaatgatctttAATTTGGTGCAGCATAactcccgacaagcatcgacgTCTGCCATTGGCGCGAGCAAGAACCCCGATCCTCCTCCATCTGCCACTACCGCAAGCAAGAACCCCGATCCTTCACCTTACGGGTTGATGGTAAGTTTTGCCTAGTGCTTTGCTtaattagctccaaaatgacctatttaacctaggatagctctaaaatgacctatacttagcatttttttcctccaaaatgacttaatatgcttagcTAGCTCAAAATTGACCTATTTAACCTAggatagctctaaaatgacctatacttagcattttttcctccaaatgacttaatatgcttagcTAGCTCTAGAATGACATAATATGCTTACGAAATGACATATTTTAGTTCCGAAATGACTTCATATGCTTAGCTAGgtccaaaatgacataataaacTTATTAGTTCCAAAATGACCTTACTTAGCATTTTTTACACCAAAATGACTTAGTATGCTTAGCTAGCtcaaaaatgacataataaccatacttagctccaaaatgacctattttaCAGATATAAGTTGCATCATAATAATCTTCACATTTTAGTTGCATCATAataatcttcttcttctagtcttcttcttctaactttcttctttCCCATTTTATAGATTTGCTTCAGATCACGGAAGCTTGGGTTGATGGAGTGCTTGTCTTTAGTTTTTGTTTTGACTTtgtgaaacttgctacctatgatgaaactgtgtaatattgatgaaactatgtatatgtatggatgaaacttgcTACTATTGGTAACATGTGTTGGATATATTTGCGTTCATGACTATTGGTAATATGTGTTGAATATGCTATATTGTTCATATATATATCTAtgtttgattttctgtgaaaatgaattgatataagaaaaaacaaaattaaatGAGGCAATATAGgcactttgccatctgctggctgatggcaaagagctttgccattCGCTGGTAGATGGCAAAGAGGCCACGTGGCAGCAACCTGTGTAGCGCTCATCTGGCCTATTTGttctctttgccatccgcttgcagatggcaaagagcctgcatcctttgccatcagctggcggatggcaaagagcctgccgCCTGCACCCATTGCCATCAGCTGGCGGATGGCAAAAAGCCTGCagcctttgccatctgctggccgATGGCAAAGAGCCTTCAGCCTTTGCCATTAGCTGGccgatggcaaagagcctgcagcctttgccatcagctggccgatggcaaagagcctgcacccattgccatcagctggcggatggcaaagagcctgcaacCTTTGCCATCTGCGGGCTGATGGCAAAGCACGCCCTTATCCTCCTAACGTGGCTAACCCCGTTCCTCAGGCTTTGCCATCGgccagctgatggcaaaggctacaggctctttgccatctgccagcagacggcaaagaagccttTACCAGAGTTTATTCAGCCGGaactttgccatctgctggcagatggcaaagccctttgccatccgccgtccgtgcctttgccatctgccatggcagatggcaaagtgcctgattccagtagtgaagacacttaattggactttcacaaagcacataccttgacaaagttttgaagaagttaaaatggatcaagcaaagaaagggttcttgcctgtgttacaaggtgtgaagttgagtaagactcaatgcccgaccacttcagaagatagagagaaaatgaaagatgttccctatgcttcagccataggctctatcatgtatgcaatgctgtgtaccagacctgatgtgtgccttgctataagtctagcagggaggtaccaaagtaatgcaagagtggatcactggacagcggtcaagaacatcctgaaatacctgaaaaggactaaggacatgtttctcgtttatggaggtgataaagagctcatcgtaaatggttacgttgatgcaagctttgacactaatccagacgattctaaatcgcaaatcggatacgtgtttacattacatggtggagctgtcagttggtgcagttctaaacaaagcgtcgtggcaggatctacgtgtgaagcggagtacatagctgcttcggaagcatcaaatgaaggagtctggatgaaggagttcatattcgatctaggtgatacctagtgcatcgggtccaatgaaaatcttttgtgacaatactggtgcaattgccttggcgaaggaatccggatttcacaagaaaaccaagcacatcaatagacgcttcaattccatccgggatttagtccaggtgggagacacagaaatttgcaagatacatacggatctgaatgttgcagacccgttgactaagcctcttccacgagcaaaacatgatcaacaccaaggctccatgggtgttagaatcattactgtgtaatcttgattattgactctag
This genomic window from Aegilops tauschii subsp. strangulata cultivar AL8/78 chromosome 4, Aet v6.0, whole genome shotgun sequence contains:
- the LOC141021890 gene encoding uncharacterized protein, with product MSGVPHHQGSVNLYQYGDNWARHNKADVPELFDLYAMAHSAPYKKAKAFSESDLDDPKNFTNHAYHNKLVRYRDEGKARKGPNFNPSQPIDPELVMISGGGRNHGLLAIGDGLIRCTSTLPQIKRRQTSSDPEIRPRPRPMDLKINAAIEEERAKTQELLAEVRRQAAEREREIEERTARLLEEERNRNDLANRAIYELFASMCEKNGQTPTLMPVIAPADTHNSRQASTSAIGASKNPDPPPSATTASKNPDPSPYGLMICFRSRKLGLMECLSLVFVLTL